A single region of the Pseudalkalibacillus berkeleyi genome encodes:
- the yqfC gene encoding sporulation protein YqfC translates to MAQWRQKIKSWMSHSLELPADVVMDLPRITMIGHLHIYIENHRGVKTFSNQELRLNLEQGELLISGNHFVLKTILPEEILLEGTISDVRYINIS, encoded by the coding sequence ATGGCGCAGTGGAGACAAAAAATTAAAAGTTGGATGTCGCATTCATTAGAACTACCAGCAGATGTCGTAATGGACCTACCAAGAATCACAATGATCGGTCACCTTCACATATATATTGAAAATCATAGAGGTGTGAAAACATTTTCCAATCAAGAACTCAGGTTGAACCTCGAACAAGGTGAACTATTGATTTCTGGTAATCATTTTGTGTTGAAGACTATTCTTCCTGAAGAAATTTTACTTGAAGGAACAATCTCAGATGTGCGTTACATAAATATTTCGTGA